From a single Gadus morhua chromosome 3, gadMor3.0, whole genome shotgun sequence genomic region:
- the mogs gene encoding mannosyl-oligosaccharide glucosidase, with product MMGRQRKRVGAGEAAPLLRKDEKPIGLHFKEKKKKVDIGKVFINISIGLCIFSLVWFFYALYMRSSLAKRVATLHPSPRVLDDNSTSAEVSPERFWGSYRPQVYFGMKTRSPKSIVTGLMWMRQFSSMDVNLRHTCEQGDGLQGYGWLMHDGLSFGVQEVRDKDFTLTTEFVKRRGGDHGGDWTWRITAKQHSSSRQAPVISLMFYAAADTQGSLEAHVEEKKGLGSITGFSEELGHFKITFRKPVTGELSNVKYACYNNLQTVTPGLERLTDIVKNSLSRRFVYSPPSGEKRHYIAVDSYKPPHQQPQQNPDDPRKKSDFLVHQVTVETPFQIEVLFESASFHSRPNQLVGVTMTEELERRKAEFDARFERTFGLEQKGFSQAQVRFSKAALSNMLGGMGYFYGQSVVQSAYNEYPLLYPEGALFTAVPSRSFFPRGFLWDEGFHQLLLSKWDPQVTREATAHWLDLINVEGWIPREQILGDEARSKVPGEFVVQRNENANPPTLFLALQELIEQHSSDPDTPTSLPTLAFLRRLFPRLKTWFEWYNTTQTGPVPNSYRWRGRDKDTNLFLNPKTLTSGLDDYPRASHPSGEERHVDLHCWMALASGIMASIARLLGEPHVDYEQTHQVLSDNGLLSELHWSDQLGAFSDYGNHTQAVSLQQEKVYVPPGQPRHHYAAARLVRSVRRAPKLQHVNALGYVSLFPFLLHILHADSPKLEHILRDMRDPDKLWTPYGLRSLSRTDPMYMKRNTEHDAPYWRGPIWININYLAVRALNHYSSAEGPYQEKATALYNELRTNIVNNVYRQYVETGYIWEQYNDNTGRGQGSHPFTGWSALTVLMMAEQY from the exons ATGATGggcaggcagaggaagagggtgggggcaggggaAGCTGCACCCCTTCTGCGGAAAGACGAGAAGCCCATTGGCTTGCACTtcaaggaaaagaagaagaaagtggACATTGGCAAAGTGTTTATCAATATCTCAATCGGCCTTTGCATTTTCAGCCTGGTTTGGTTTTTCTATGCCCTGTACATGCGGTCCAGCCTGGCTAAACGTGTGGCTACGCTGCACCCTTCGCCGCGAGTCCTCGATGACAACAGCACCAGCGCCGAGGTTTCCCCAGAGAGGTTCTGGGGATCCTACAGGCCTCAGGTCTACTTTGGGATGAAAACCAGAAGTCCTAAATCCATCGTTACAG GCCTGATGTGGATGCGGCAGTTCTCCAGCATGGACGTGAACCTCAGGCACACCTGTGAGCAGGGGGACGGCCTGCAGGGCTACGGCTGGCTGATGCACGACGGCCTCAGCTTCGGCGTCCAGGAGGTCCGCGATAAGGACTTCACCCTGACCACCGAGTTTGTCAAGCGGAGGGGCGGCGACCACGGTGGCGACTGGACATGGAGGATCACGGCCAAACAGCAC AGTTCATCCCGCCAAGCGCCCGTCATCTCGCTCATGTTTTACGCAGCAGCCGATACGCAGGGCTCTCTGGAGGCTCAcgtggaggagaagaaaggccTGGGATCCATCACCGGCTTCTCTGAGGAGCTCGGACACTTCAAGATCACCTTCCGCAAGCCCGTCACTGGGGAGCTGTCCAACGTCAAATACGCCTG CTACAACAACCTTCAGACTGTTACTCCAGGCCTGGAGCGGCTGACGGACATTGTTAAGAACAGCCTCTCTCGGAGGTTTGTCTACAGCCCCCCCTCTGGTGAAAAGAGGCATTACATTGCGGTTGACAGCTACAAGCCTCCAcaccagcagccccagcagaaTCCTGACGACCCCAGGAAGAAGAGCGACTTCCTGGTCCACCAGGTAACCGTAGAGACCCCGTTCCAGATCGAGGTTCTGTTTGAATCGGCCAGCTTCCACAGTAGACCCAACCAGCTGGTCGGGGTCACCATgacggaggagctggagaggaggaAAGCTGAGTTTGACGCCAGGTTCGAGAGGACCTTTGGCCTGGAGCAAAAGGGCTTCAGCCAGGCTCAGGTCAGGTTCAGCAAGGCAGCCCTCAGCAACATGCTGGGCGGAATGGGCTACTTCTATGGCCAGTCGGTGGTGCAGTCTGCCTACAACGAGTACCCGCTCTTGTATCCCGAGGGCGCGCTGTTCACCGCCGTTCCCTCGCGCTCTTTCTTCCCTCGGGGGTTCCTTTGGGACGAGGGCTTCCACCAGCTGCTGCTCAGCAAATGGGACCCTCAGGTGACGCGGGAGGCGACCGCTCATTGGCTAGACCTCATCAACGTGGAGGGTTGGATCCCTCGCGAGCAGATCCTCGGCGACGAGGCACGCAGCAAGGTCCCGGGTGAGTTTGTGGTGCAGCGGAACGAGAACGCCAACCCGCCCACCCTCTTCCTGGCGCTGCAGGAGCTCATCGAGCAGCATTCTTCCGACCCGGACACTCCGACATCGCTGCCCACGTTGGCGTTCCTACGGCGGCTCTTCCCAAGACTGAAGACCTGGTTTGAATGGTACAACACCACACAGACCGGACCCGTGCCCAATTCCTACCGCTGGCGGGGCCGGGACAAGGACACCAACCTCTTCTTGAACCCGAAGACCTTGACCTCCGGTCTGGACGACTACCCAAGGGCCTCCCACCCGTCCGGGGAAGAGCGGCACGTGGACCTGCACTGCTGGATGGCCCTGGCCTCGGGCATCATGGCTAGCATCGCGCGGCTCCTCGGAGAGCCCCACGTCGACTACGAACAGACACACCAGGTGCTCAGTGACAACGGCCTGCTGAGCGAGCTCCACTGGTCGGACCAGCTCGGGGCGTTCAGCGACTACGGGAACCACACGCAGGCCGTGTCCTTGCAGCAGGAGAAGGTGTACGTGCCGCCCGGACAGCCACGGCACCACTACGCCGCCGCCCGCCTCGTGCGCTCAGTGCGGCGCGCGCCCAAGCTGCAGCACGTGAACGCCCTGGGCTACGTCAGCCTCTTCCCGTTTCTGCTGCACATCCTGCACGCCGACTCTCCCAAGCTGGAGCACATACTCCGAGACATGAGGGACCCCGACAAGCTGTGGACGCCCTACGGCCTCCGCTCGCTCTCCAGGACGGACCCCATGTACATGAAGCGGAACACGGAGCACGACGCCCCCTACTGGAGGGGACCTATCTGGATCAACATAAATTATTTGGCTGTCAGAGCCCTGAACCACTACAGCAGTGCGGAGGGTCCCTACCAGGAGAAGGCAACGGCCCTTTATAATGAACTCAGGACTAACATCGTCAACAACGTTTACAGGCAGTACGTTGAGACAGGGTATATATGGGAGCAGTACAATGACAACACTGGCCGAGGCCAAGGAAGCCATCCATTCACTGGCTGGTCAGCCTTGACTGTTTTAATGATGGCAGAACAGTACTAA
- the pdcd4a gene encoding programmed cell death protein 4a, translating into MATEVETWSTAQQHEGVFALDGDMAGYDDDLNDCEVNGNWTPQEKALHEARLKAKAKRRLRKSSSRNSTSDSLSESGELLPGGDSPKGKVNANDRKSRTGKGRGLPKKGGAGGKGVWGAAGMVYEVEEPDAKDPNYDEVAQGDTVYATVVPELDEKLLEKTVNPIVKEYFEHGDTKEVQALLKGLNLGAHKFEFSSLALCLSLEGKASHRELTSRLLSDLLGKELSQADMARAFDKMLKELPELILDTPEAPKMLGQFLARAIADHVLPMAFLDCYKGKVDCVHARAALDRAAVLLSMKREIVRLDNVWGVGGGLRPVKHLVKEMILLLKEYLVSGEVSEAERCLKDLEVPHFHHELVYEAIVMVLESKGDTAIHMMMKLLQSFWKSGLITVDQMNRGFQRVYDELPEICLDVPHAHSIMETFVDLCYQESVITKHLRDTCPSRGRKRFVSEGDGGLVKN; encoded by the exons ATGGCGACCGAAGTGGAGACTTGGTCCACCGCTCAGCAACACGAGG GCGTGTTTGCCCTGGACGGTGACATGGCGGGCTACGACGATGACCTGAACGACTGCGAGGTCAACGGCAACTGGACGCCCCAGGAGAAGGCCCTCCACGAGGCCCGTCTGAAGGCCAAGGCCAAGCGCCGGCTGCGCAAGTCTTCGTCCCGCAACTCCACCAGCGACTCGCTGTCGGAGTCGGGGGAGCTGCTGCCCGGCGGGGACAGCCCCAAGGGGAAGGTCAACGCCAACGACCGCAAGTCGCGCACCGGCAAAGGACGGGGCCTGCCCAAAAAAG GTGGGGCCGGTGGGAAAGGAGTGTGGGGGGCCGCAGGGATGGTTTATGAGGTGGAGGAGCCCGACGCAAAGGACCCCAACTACGACGAAGTGGCACAG GGTGACACAGTGTACGCCACGGTGGTGCCGGAGTTGGATGAAAAGCTGCTGGAGAAGACGGTGAACCCCATTGTCAAGGAGTACTTTGAACACGGAGACACTAAAGAAGTCCAG GCTTTGTTGAAGGGCCTAAACCTGGGTGCTCACAAGTTCGAGTTCTCCTCCCTGGCGCTGTGCCTCTCCCTGGAGGGCAAGGCCAGCCACCGCGAGCTCACGTCCCGCCTGCTGTCCGACCTGTTGGGCAAGGAGCTGTCCCAGGCCGACATGGCCCGCGCCTTCGACAAGATGCTGAAGGAGCTGCCTGAGCTCATCCTGGACACCCCTGAGGCCCCCAAG ATGTTGGGACAGTTCCTGGCCCGAGCCATAGCGGACCACGTGCTGCCTATGGCGTTCCTCGACTGCTACAAGGGCAAGGTGGACTGTGTCCACGCCAG GGCGGCGTTGGACCGCGCTGCCGTGCTGCTGTCCATGAAGCGGGAGATAGTACGGCTAGACAACGTTTGGGGTGTGGGCGGTGGGCTGCGGCCGGTCAAGCATCTCGTCAAGGAG ATGATTCTCCTGTTGAAGGAGTACCTGGTGTCTGGGGAGGTGTCGGAGGCAGAGCGATGCCTCAAGGACCTGGAAGTTCCCCACTTCCACCACGAGCTAGTCTACGAG GCTATAGTGATGGTGCTGGAGTCCAAAGGGGACACCGCCATCCATATGATGATGAAGCTCCTGCAGTCCTTCTGGAAGTCGGGCCTCATCACCGTGGACCAGATGAACCGG GGTTTCCAGCGTGTGTACGACGAGCTGCCAGAGATCTGCCTGGACGTCCCCCACGCCCACTCCATCATGGAGACCTTCGTGGATCTGTGTTACCAGGAGTCTGTCATCACCAAACATCTCAGAGACACCTGTCCATCAAG AGGTCGAAAGCGTTTTGTCAGCGAGGGAGACGGGGGATTGGTCAAGAACTGA